Proteins from a genomic interval of Planktothrix sp. FACHB-1365:
- a CDS encoding aldo/keto reductase, translated as MKLPVSSRFQLTEDLNICRILNGMWQVSGSHGRIDAKTAIESMFKYWDAGYTTWDLADHYGPAEDFIGEFRRQLIATRGQAALSQLQGFTKWVPRPGKMTKNIVEKNIDISRQRMGVDCLDLLQFHWWDYRDQNYLDALHYLTELQTEGKIKHLALTNFDTEHLKIIVEHNINIVSNQVQFSLIDRRPLAKMTEFCQTHNIKLLPYGVVCGGFLSEKYLDQPEPNKLRLETVSLKKYKNMIDAWGGWSLFQTLLTTLNAIAQKHHVTIPNIAVRYILEQPTVAGAMVGTRLGISQHIEDNAKVFEFSLDAEDDQTLNSIFSQSRDLMQIIGDCGDEYR; from the coding sequence ATGAAACTACCCGTTTCCAGCCGATTTCAATTAACAGAAGACCTGAATATTTGTCGCATTTTAAATGGGATGTGGCAAGTGTCTGGATCTCATGGACGGATTGATGCCAAAACAGCCATTGAGAGTATGTTTAAATACTGGGATGCTGGATATACGACTTGGGATCTCGCCGATCATTATGGCCCTGCGGAGGATTTTATTGGGGAGTTTAGACGACAACTAATTGCGACTCGTGGACAAGCCGCATTATCCCAACTTCAAGGCTTTACAAAATGGGTTCCTCGTCCGGGAAAAATGACGAAAAATATTGTAGAAAAAAATATTGATATTTCTCGTCAACGGATGGGGGTAGACTGTCTCGATTTACTACAATTTCATTGGTGGGATTATCGAGATCAAAATTATTTAGACGCTTTACATTATCTGACAGAGTTACAAACTGAAGGCAAAATTAAGCATTTAGCCTTAACCAATTTCGATACAGAACATTTAAAAATTATTGTTGAACATAACATTAACATTGTATCCAATCAAGTACAGTTTTCCCTAATTGATCGTCGTCCTTTAGCTAAAATGACCGAGTTTTGTCAAACTCACAATATCAAATTACTGCCTTATGGTGTTGTTTGTGGAGGATTTTTATCCGAAAAATATCTGGATCAACCTGAACCCAATAAATTGCGATTAGAAACCGTTAGCTTGAAAAAATATAAAAATATGATTGATGCTTGGGGAGGATGGAGTTTATTCCAAACCTTATTAACAACCCTGAATGCGATCGCCCAAAAACATCACGTCACTATTCCTAATATAGCTGTTCGTTATATCCTCGAACAACCCACCGTCGCCGGAGCAATGGTAGGGACAAGATTAGGTATTTCTCAACATATTGAAGACAATGCTAAAGTCTTTGAATTTAGTCTTG